In Nonomuraea muscovyensis, one genomic interval encodes:
- a CDS encoding sigma factor-like helix-turn-helix DNA-binding protein, with the protein MEEPQLPDAWWQAIPLDRACAIVGTQTVAGHLADLAVACWGHLLLGDILPLLRFSDPAESERTPEMLGKDVVQKLFSGVFERLLEPTPDVPATPARPDRPLPELIDAVFAALDDRQRAIARDRLYAGRRATLDELAQRFSVTRERIRQIERDLRDYVDNWLAGPEAVSLVAHVAWLRGRLGSAAPADDLAAAVPWHRTEVRSLGIPVWRFVRTLLTGYEQADGWLIAGGAEELREKTRQLFTDGPRPLPEAVAMVSQLGVREDVAERWITSVPQLHVLDQHVVPWPRSINEKAEAVLLVSGQPLAPEEIQERIGEDYSLVGIRNQLTADDRFRRVDRNKYGLTRWGGDEYLGIREMIAREIERAGGEASVSTIVTNLTSRYDVSESSVRAYAGGPGFERTQRGWIRVAGTSPGGEAEPYQPRRDVSETRRSFRSRDGRWWHRVDVNAEHLRGSGSPLPTGFAAYLGMAPGGQLTASTPSGDVVISWHNQPTMGSIRNVLADFKANEGDHVFLTVSDGGELLTRYLPAAPVSLPPLNRALYLIGYTAPVNSELEGLRLIGARIGLPDTVTRDEVLARLRDRGDRDILGFLGG; encoded by the coding sequence GTGGAAGAGCCCCAGCTGCCGGATGCCTGGTGGCAGGCGATCCCGCTCGACCGCGCGTGTGCCATCGTCGGCACGCAGACCGTGGCGGGACACCTCGCCGACCTCGCGGTGGCCTGCTGGGGTCACCTGCTGCTCGGCGACATCCTGCCGCTGCTGCGTTTCTCCGACCCCGCCGAGTCCGAGCGGACGCCGGAGATGCTGGGCAAGGACGTGGTGCAGAAACTGTTCAGCGGAGTGTTCGAGCGGCTGCTGGAGCCCACGCCCGACGTGCCCGCCACGCCGGCACGTCCGGACAGGCCGCTGCCCGAGCTGATCGACGCCGTGTTCGCGGCGCTGGACGACCGGCAGCGGGCCATCGCCCGCGATCGCCTCTACGCGGGGCGGCGCGCGACGCTGGACGAGCTGGCGCAGCGGTTCTCGGTGACCCGGGAGCGGATCCGGCAGATCGAGCGCGACCTGCGCGACTACGTGGACAACTGGCTGGCCGGCCCCGAGGCGGTCTCGCTCGTCGCGCACGTCGCCTGGCTGCGCGGCCGGCTCGGCTCGGCCGCGCCGGCGGACGACCTGGCGGCGGCCGTGCCCTGGCACCGGACGGAGGTGCGGTCGCTCGGCATCCCGGTGTGGAGGTTCGTGCGCACGCTGCTGACCGGCTACGAGCAGGCCGACGGCTGGCTGATCGCCGGCGGGGCCGAGGAACTCCGGGAGAAGACGCGCCAGCTCTTCACCGACGGCCCCCGGCCGCTCCCCGAGGCCGTCGCCATGGTCAGTCAGCTCGGCGTCCGCGAGGACGTGGCCGAGCGGTGGATCACCTCGGTCCCGCAGCTCCACGTGCTCGACCAGCACGTGGTGCCGTGGCCGCGCAGCATCAACGAGAAGGCCGAGGCGGTGCTCCTGGTGTCCGGGCAGCCGCTGGCACCCGAGGAGATCCAGGAACGCATCGGCGAGGACTACAGCCTCGTCGGCATCCGCAACCAGCTCACGGCCGACGACCGGTTCCGCCGGGTGGACCGCAACAAGTACGGGCTGACCCGGTGGGGCGGCGACGAGTACCTGGGCATCAGGGAGATGATCGCCAGGGAGATCGAGCGGGCCGGCGGCGAGGCGTCCGTCAGCACGATCGTGACCAACCTCACCTCCCGCTACGACGTCAGCGAGAGCTCGGTGCGCGCCTACGCGGGCGGGCCGGGGTTCGAGCGGACCCAGCGGGGGTGGATCCGGGTGGCGGGCACCTCCCCCGGCGGGGAGGCCGAGCCGTACCAGCCGCGCAGGGACGTCTCGGAGACGCGGCGCAGCTTCCGCAGCCGCGACGGCCGGTGGTGGCACCGGGTCGACGTCAACGCCGAGCACCTGCGCGGGTCGGGGTCGCCGCTGCCGACCGGGTTCGCCGCCTACCTCGGGATGGCGCCGGGCGGGCAGCTCACGGCGTCCACCCCGTCGGGCGACGTGGTGATCAGCTGGCACAACCAGCCCACCATGGGATCGATCCGGAACGTGCTGGCCGACTTCAAGGCGAACGAGGGCGACCACGTGTTCCTCACGGTGTCCGACGGCGGGGAGCTGCTGACGCGCTACCTGCCGGCTGCGCCCGTCTCCCTGCCGCCGCTCAACCGGGCCCTCTACCTGATCGGCTACACCGCTCCGGTGAACTCCGAGCTGGAGGGGCTGCGGCTGATCGGGGCCCGCATCGGGCTGCCCGACACGGTCACGCGCGACGAGGTGCTGGCCAGGCTGCGCGACCGCGGCGACCGCGACATCCTGGGCTTCCTCGGCGGTTGA
- a CDS encoding cysteine--tRNA ligase, translated as MLRIHDALTGRSGELAPGRAVRMHTCGPVAGPRPAHLGDLRPHVLSDVVRRLLESRRVRVLACRGPLLDGDPAALGAFRRAAGALNLRPPEHEPLAGEAVEAAVELIAGLVERGEAHVTAGGSVLLGTGSAPADGGAGPSASPGGGADGGDAGRVLWAATSGGPAWDSPWGRGVPAPDVRCQAVARRLLGARVDILVADGDACSHHDGPLLGAGHRLTSGPVLFDGPELLPEQVREAGLDPLAVRLAYLEHHYREPVRLTWDLLREADGTVRRWRARVAGWAESPSAPLASGHVRRVEEALDDDLDTPAALGALRDLEGDDSVAAGAKFESFLHLDQVLALDLAMEIGRTPAP; from the coding sequence ATGTTGCGGATCCACGACGCGCTGACCGGCCGGTCCGGCGAGCTCGCGCCCGGCAGGGCCGTGCGGATGCACACCTGCGGCCCCGTCGCCGGCCCTCGGCCGGCGCACCTCGGCGACCTGCGCCCCCACGTGCTGTCCGACGTGGTCCGCAGGCTTCTGGAGAGCCGGCGGGTACGGGTGCTGGCCTGCCGGGGTCCGCTCCTCGACGGCGATCCGGCGGCCTTGGGGGCCTTCCGGCGTGCCGCGGGCGCGCTGAACCTGCGGCCCCCGGAGCACGAGCCCCTGGCGGGCGAGGCGGTCGAGGCGGCGGTCGAGCTGATCGCCGGGCTGGTCGAGCGGGGCGAGGCGCACGTGACGGCGGGCGGCTCGGTCCTCCTCGGCACCGGCTCCGCGCCTGCCGACGGTGGCGCGGGCCCTTCGGCGTCTCCCGGTGGCGGGGCGGACGGCGGGGACGCCGGCCGGGTGTTGTGGGCGGCCACCAGTGGCGGGCCGGCGTGGGACTCGCCCTGGGGACGCGGCGTGCCCGCGCCCGACGTGCGGTGTCAGGCCGTGGCACGGCGGCTGCTCGGCGCGCGGGTGGACATCCTGGTGGCGGACGGGGACGCGTGTTCGCACCACGACGGGCCCCTGCTCGGGGCGGGGCATCGGCTGACGAGCGGGCCGGTCCTGTTCGACGGGCCGGAGCTGCTGCCGGAGCAGGTGAGGGAGGCTGGGCTGGATCCGCTCGCCGTGCGCCTGGCGTACCTGGAGCACCACTACCGGGAGCCGGTGCGTCTCACGTGGGACCTGCTGCGGGAGGCCGACGGCACGGTGCGGCGCTGGCGGGCGCGGGTGGCCGGGTGGGCCGAGTCACCCAGCGCGCCGCTGGCGTCCGGCCACGTGCGGCGCGTCGAGGAGGCCCTGGACGACGACCTGGACACGCCGGCGGCCCTCGGTGCGCTGCGCGATCTCGAAGGGGACGACTCGGTGGCGGCGGGGGCGAAGTTCG